The window AGAAGAGATGAAATATGAATAGGAGGGTTTAATGAAAAGATTTTTTATTCTGATTTTTACGATTACAACTTTATTTTCAACTAAATTGATTGGAGCTGAAATTATTCCAGAATATTTTCTAATGGAAAGATTAATTATGCTTATGGATGTAGCTCCTACATATATATCTATTGATGGCAAACAAGAGTTAAAAGCTATGCAAATTGACAAAAAAACTATGGATATACTTGGAAATAACGAAAATCCATTTTATATCTATGACTCCAATGGTGAAAAAAAACTTGTAAGAGTTGGTGATTATTTCTTTTCTCCAACTACTCTATCTAGTATATATGTATTAGATAAGGAAAACTTCGAATTTAACTTTAGAAATAAAGCTTTACCTGAAGAAAAAATAGAAACTACTATTGAACATACTAGTGATAAAATAAATGCTGCCGATATTGATGAAGCAACTGTAAGTAGTGTTACAGAGAACTAATAATTGGAGGATCTTGTGAATTTTAAAACTCTTATTGATTCCTATAAAGAGATTGTATCCCAAGGCAAGATAAGTAATATTATCAGAGTTGTAAAAAAAGCTTTAGAAAGCTATGGAAGAGCTAACTCTGGGCTTTGGGTTACCTCACTTTGTTTCTATACAATTCTTTCTTTAGTTCCTATATTTGCTATCCTTTTTAGCTTGGGAACTTGGTTAGGAGTGGCTGATTATTTTTTAGTTAAATTAAGAGATTACTCTCCACTTAATGAAGAGTCTATTAATCTTTTGATTACCTTTGCTCAAAATTTCTTAGAAAATACAAGAACAGGTATCTTAGCAGGTATTGGATTTCTTTTCTTGGGTTGGACTTTGATATCTATGTTTTCTATTATAGAGAAAGCTTTTAATGATATTTGGAGAGTTGAAAAATCAAGAATGTTTCTTAGAAAGATTACAGATTATATATCTTTCTTTATTTTATTTCCTACTCTATTAGTTATATCAAGTGGAGTAGTTAAAATAATTGCAGATAAAGTTGGCCTTGAAAATATTGCTCTTAGTATATTAATTAAACTTATTCCTTTTTTAACTCTACTATTTTTCTTTACAACAATGTATATGTTGATTCCAAATACAAAAGTTAGATTTATTCCTGCACTCATTGCTGCAGTTTTTATCTCTCTATTTTTCTCTGGTTTTCAATCACTTTTTATTTTGTTACAGGGAATGGTTAATACTTACAATAAGATATATGGTAGCTTCTCTGTTATTTTTATATTTTTGTTTTGGTTAAAATTGATGTGGTTCTTTATAATTTTAGGAGCTCATCTTTGTTATTTTTTACAAAATAGAGAGCTTCATCTCTTTACTAAAAGTGTAGAAGATGTTAATTTTAAAATAAAGGAATATACTGCAGTTATCCTAATGAAAGAATTAGTAGAAAGATATCTAAACAGCCTTACTCCTCTTACTATCAATGAGATTATAAAAAAATATGGGATACCATATGAAGTTATTAAGTATATTTTAAATGTATTTATAGAGAATGAACTAGTTGGTGAAATTGGAGAAAAGGATGATAAATCCTATGTTATTATAAAAAATGTAGATGGAATATCTTTTAAAACAGTTTTCAAATCTCTTGAAAATTTTGGTGAAAGAATAAGTATTGAAAATAGTGAGGAAATTGAAAAGTTATTAGAATGTGTTAGAGATAAAAATTTTAAATTTTCTTTTAAAGAGTATATAGAAAAAAACTGAGGTTAACCTCAGTTTTTTAATATCCTATTCCAAATCCAAAACCTTTACTTTTTGTCGTTGAAGTGGTTACAGTATTAGTTTGTGTAACATTC is drawn from Candidatus Fusobacterium pullicola and contains these coding sequences:
- a CDS encoding YihY/virulence factor BrkB family protein, encoding MNFKTLIDSYKEIVSQGKISNIIRVVKKALESYGRANSGLWVTSLCFYTILSLVPIFAILFSLGTWLGVADYFLVKLRDYSPLNEESINLLITFAQNFLENTRTGILAGIGFLFLGWTLISMFSIIEKAFNDIWRVEKSRMFLRKITDYISFFILFPTLLVISSGVVKIIADKVGLENIALSILIKLIPFLTLLFFFTTMYMLIPNTKVRFIPALIAAVFISLFFSGFQSLFILLQGMVNTYNKIYGSFSVIFIFLFWLKLMWFFIILGAHLCYFLQNRELHLFTKSVEDVNFKIKEYTAVILMKELVERYLNSLTPLTINEIIKKYGIPYEVIKYILNVFIENELVGEIGEKDDKSYVIIKNVDGISFKTVFKSLENFGERISIENSEEIEKLLECVRDKNFKFSFKEYIEKN